CTGCCGACATTGGAATTTAACGGCATCGGTGGTGGTTATCAGGGCGAGGGCAGCAAGACGGTTATCCCGAGCAAGGCGTTCGTGAAAATCAGCTGTCGCCTCGTGGCCAACCAGACTCCGGAAAAAATCCGCGAGCTGCTTTACGCGGCCATTCGTGCACGCATGCCAGCCGACGTGACCTACGAGATCATCGATCAACATACCGGCACGCCCTACGTCGTCGTGCCGCCGGATCGTTCGAATACGCCCGCGGATCAATCGCCCGTGCTGGCGGATGCATTCCGCGCGGCGGACAAGGTCATCGCCGACGTGTTTGGCAAACCGCCGCTGTATCTACGCGAAGGCGGCAGTGTGCCGATCATTGCCGAAATCAAGCGCGTGACCGGTCTGGATTCCGTAATGATGGGCCTGTTCCTGCCCGAGGATAATCTGCACGCGCCCAACGAGAGTTTTAATCTCGATGTGATGGAGAAGGGCATGCGCACCTCGGAACGTATTCTCGAGGCGATCGCTGATCGCAAATAACCAAAAGGCGGCTGCAAGCCGCCGGAGATGGACGCAAAAAAAGCCCCGGATTTCTCCGGGGCTTTTTGTAGTTGGAAACCGATTACGGCTTCAGAACAACGAGATCGACGCGGCGATCCTTGGCAGCGGTGGCCTCGTCGCTGTTTTCGACGGCATCGAGGTCGCCCTTGGAGAGGACTTCGAGCTTGTCGGCGGCGACACCGGAGGTGGTCAGGTATTGCTTGGCGGCGTTGGCGCGGCGGTCACCGAGGCCGAGGTTGTATTCGGCGGTGCCCTTCCAGTCGCAGTGGCCTTCGAGGAGAAGACGGGCGGTGGGATTGGCTTCGAGGTAGGCCTTGGCTGCGTCGAGCTTGGAGCGCTCGGAGGCCTTGATGCCGGACTGGTCGAAGTCGAAATAGACGGTTTCGCCAGCGAGGGCGGTGCGGTCGCCGTTGGCGAGGTCGTTGGCGCCACGGCCATCGAGAGCGGTGCCGGGGGCGAGATCGGTGCCGACACCACCGCCGAGGCCGATATCGGAGCCGGAAAGGCCGCCGCCATCCGGGCCGATCACGGTGCGGGAAGGATCAGGACGCTTGGGTTTCTTGGAGCAGCCGGCGAGTGCGACTGCGGCGGCGATGATGACGAAGCTGAGTTTCTTGGTGGAGAGGTTCATGGGTGAACGATAAAAAATACGAGGTGATTTGACCTTATCGGCCATTCAAATTGGGTCGCAAGTTATTTAACGCCGTCTTTGCAAACCATGTCATCTTCCTCTCGCACCGCATGGTTTCTCTTTGATAACGGCTCGGTGCGGGCGGATTCCACGCTCAGCTTGCGACGGGTGGCCGTAACCTTGGCTGAACGGACGGGCCTGCCGGTGCAGGCAGTGTCGCTCTTGCATTCCAGCAAGGTGCCGGCCGAGTCGCTGGACGGAGAACCGGCAAGGCTGCTGGAACCGGCGCTGATGGAGCATTTCGCGACGTTTCCCGACGGAGAGGCGGTGTTACTGCCGTTATTTTTCGGTCCGAGCGCGGCGTTGACCGAGTATGTGCCGTCGCGACTGGCTAGCGTGCGCGCACGGTTTCCGCGCGCACGACTACGGATGGCGCCCTGGCTGGTAAATCCTGAGGATGGCGACTGCCGGCTGGCAGGCATGTTGGCGAATCAGGTGCGGGCGACCGCTAAATTGCGTGGATGGAACCGTCCCAATGTCGTATTGGTTGATCACGGGTCGCCGCAAGCAGCCGTGGCCGCAGTGCGCAACCACTTGGGCGAACAGGTGCGCCGTGAATTAGGCGCTGAAGTGGTCGCGTTGTCCGTGGCCTCGATGGAACGGCGGGAAGGCGATGCCTACGCCTTCAACGAGCCCTTGCTGGCTACCGCGTTGCGCACGCCGCCGTTTAATCAGGGAGACGTGATCGTAGCGCTGCAGTTCTTGTCGCCCGGACGACATGCGGGACCCGGCGGGGATATTGCGGAGATCTGCGCGGCGGCCGAGGCGGAAAACGCTGGCCTGCACACCCAAATGACCCAGCCGATCGCAGGTGAAAGCGGGTTGATCGATTTGCTCGCCGAGCGACTGTCGCAGGCGGTGCAGGTGTCGAGCTAAGGCGTTCGCACCCACTCGGAATCCGACAATAAAAAAACGCCGGCCCGAAAACGGGCAGGCGTTAATTCAAAGGCAGCGTTTGCCTAAAAGTTAAACGGGCTTCTTTGGCTCGATGAGACCGACCTCGAGGGCGTAGCGAGTGAGGCTGGCGACGTCGTGCAGGTTCAGCTTGCGCATCAGGTTGGTGCGGTGGTTGTCCACCGTCTTCACGCTGATATCGAGGCGGGAAGCGATTTCCTTGGTGCTGTTACTCTCGGCAACGAGTTGGAGGATCTCGCGTTCGCGATCGGTCAGGAAATCAGCCGTGGCGCTGGAGGCGGGATTAGCGACGACGTTGCGGAGCAGGGAGGCAACGGCCGGTCCGAAATAGGTGCCGCCATTGGCGACGGTTTCCAGGCCCTTCTTAAACTCGAAGAGACCGGCGGTTTTTTCGACAAAGCCATGGGCGCCGGCTTCGAGCATTTCACGGACGAGCACGGGATTCTCGTGGCCCGAGAAAACGAGCACGCGGACGTTTTTAAGCTGTTTCGTCAGGCGGCGAAGCAAATCCACGCCATTAAGGCCGGGGAGCTTGGCATCGAGGACCAACAGGTCGGGCTTTACATCCAAGCAGAGGGTGAGGGCGCTTTGGCCGTCACCGCTTTCACCCACCAGCTTATAGTTGGGATCGAGTCGGAGGATTTCCACCAGCATTTCGCGGATGGCGGTCTGGTCTTCAATGATAACGAGTCGTTTCATGCGTGCTGGACAAAAAATGAATAATGCAATCGGGCTGAGGCTGGCCCGCAGATAACGGCACACAACAAGGCGGCATGGAGTCTGACGCGATAACTTTTTGTAAAATCAGCTCAGGTTTTCATAATTGTTCCGTATTCTAAGTTCTATGAAGCGCC
This portion of the Rariglobus hedericola genome encodes:
- a CDS encoding response regulator encodes the protein MKRLVIIEDQTAIREMLVEILRLDPNYKLVGESGDGQSALTLCLDVKPDLLVLDAKLPGLNGVDLLRRLTKQLKNVRVLVFSGHENPVLVREMLEAGAHGFVEKTAGLFEFKKGLETVANGGTYFGPAVASLLRNVVANPASSATADFLTDREREILQLVAESNSTKEIASRLDISVKTVDNHRTNLMRKLNLHDVASLTRYALEVGLIEPKKPV
- a CDS encoding OmpA family protein codes for the protein MNLSTKKLSFVIIAAAVALAGCSKKPKRPDPSRTVIGPDGGGLSGSDIGLGGGVGTDLAPGTALDGRGANDLANGDRTALAGETVYFDFDQSGIKASERSKLDAAKAYLEANPTARLLLEGHCDWKGTAEYNLGLGDRRANAAKQYLTTSGVAADKLEVLSKGDLDAVENSDEATAAKDRRVDLVVLKP
- a CDS encoding sirohydrochlorin chelatase encodes the protein MSSSSRTAWFLFDNGSVRADSTLSLRRVAVTLAERTGLPVQAVSLLHSSKVPAESLDGEPARLLEPALMEHFATFPDGEAVLLPLFFGPSAALTEYVPSRLASVRARFPRARLRMAPWLVNPEDGDCRLAGMLANQVRATAKLRGWNRPNVVLVDHGSPQAAVAAVRNHLGEQVRRELGAEVVALSVASMERREGDAYAFNEPLLATALRTPPFNQGDVIVALQFLSPGRHAGPGGDIAEICAAAEAENAGLHTQMTQPIAGESGLIDLLAERLSQAVQVSS